Genomic window (Spirosoma sp. KCTC 42546):
CGTGAACACCAACGAAAAGCAAAGTACGCCGTCGATGAAGGACTTTAGCGACGACGATGTGATGCCGAAAAACACCCGCTTTGCCTTCTTCAGCGACCAGTTCTATTTCAAGAACACGCAGGAGATGACGACGCTGTTCCACGACCTTCCTGAAGCCATCGACAATACCAATGAGATTGTGGGCAAGGTCGAGACCCTAAAGCTGAAGCGCGATATCATGCTGCCGAACTTCCCCATTCCTCAGGAATTCCAGCAGCATACCGATGACGTTCTGAATCAGTGGGAATACCTGCGTCACCTCACGTATACGGGGGCCAAAGAACGTTACGTAGATATTCTGCCGCACATTCAGGAGCGCCTTGATTTTGAACTGTTTACCATCAAAACGATGGGTTTTGCCGGGTACTTCCTGATCGTGGCCGACTTCATTAAAGCTGGGCGCGATCTGGGTGTGATGATCGGCCCCGGCCGTGGATCGGCAGCGGGTAGTGCAGTGGCCTATTGTACGGGCATCACCAATATTGATCCCATTAAGTACGACCTTCTGTTCGAGCGGTTCCTGAACCCCGACCGGAAGTCGATGCCCGATATCGATACGGACTTCGACGATGAAGGCCGTCAGAAGGTGATCGATTATGTGGTGCAGAAGTACGGGAAATCGCAGGTAGCGCAGATCGTGACCTACGGTACGATGGCCTCCAAATCGTCGATCAAAGATGTAGCGCGGGTGATGGATTTACCCCTTCAGGATGCCAACGCTGTTGTGAAACTCGTGCCCGACAAGCCGACGTACAATATGACGCTCAAGCGTATCTTCGAAGATCCACTCGACGGGCCAGGCGGTTTAGCGAGCGTTATCCAGCCCGAAGAACTGGATAATGTGAAGCGAATGCGGGCGCTTGAATCGGGCGATCGGAGTGCCGCGCAGGCCATGCGAATTGTCGATTACGAAAAGGTATCGGCCGTTCTTAAACAAGCGCGTAAACTGGAAGGTACGGTTCGTAATACAGGTTTGCACGCAGCGGGAATTATCATTGCTCCCAGCGATTTGTCGGACATTGTTCCGGTATCGACCTCAAAAGATACGAACCTGATTATCACCCAGTATGAAGGGAAAGTCATTGAGGATGCGGGTGTAATCAAAATGGACTTTTTGGGGTTGCGCAACCTGACCATCATCAAGGAATGTTTGCGGCTCATCCGGCAGAATCACGGCGGGTTTTTAATTGATGGCAAGGAAACTGACATTGATGATATTCCACTAGACGACGAGGAAACCTATAAACTCTTTCAACGGGGCGAAACCAATGCCGTGTTCCAGTTTGAATCGGACGGCATGAAAAAGCACATGAAAGATCTGAAGCCTGACCGCTTTGGTGACCTCATTGCCATGAACGCCCTCTATCGTCCGGGCCCAATTGCCTACATCCCAAACTACATCAACCGGAAACACGGCCGCGAAGAGGTTAAGTACGACATGCCAGAAATGGAAGAGTACTTGGCTGATACCTACGGCATTACGGTGTACCAGGAGCAGTTGATGCTGCTGTCGCAAAAGCTGGGTAACTTCACCAAAGGCGACGCCGACGTATTGCGGAAGGCGATGGGTAAGAAGGACAAAGCCACGCTGGATAAAATGAAGGGCAAATTTATGGATGGTTGTGCCTCTAATAATTTGCCCCTGAAAGTCTGCGAGAAAGTCTGGACCGACTGGGAAGCGTTTGCTTCCTACGCGTTTAACAAATCGCACTCCACCTGCTATGCGTTCGTAGCTTACCAAACAGCTTACCTCAAAGCCCATTATCGCTCTGAGTATATGGCGGCCGTTTTAACCAGCTGCCTCGGTACAATTGATAAGATTACGTTCTTCATGGAAGAATGTAAGAATATAAATATTCCGGTATTAGGCCCGGATGTAAACGAATCGGAACGCTTTTTCGGCGTTAACCAAAAAGGTGAAATCCGCTTTGGTCTGGGTGGTATCAAAGGTGCGGGCGATGCGGCCGTGGAAGCTATCATTGAAGAACGCAAAGCAGGCGGCCCTTTCAAAGACATATTTGATTTTGCCATTCGGGTCAACCTCCGGACGGTGAACAAGAAAACCTGGGAATCGCTGGCCTATGCTGGTGCGTTCGACAGCATCGACGAATACCATCGGGCGCAGTATTTTGAGATGGCCGAGGGCGATACATCGCCGTTTCTGGATAAGATTATCCGCTACGCCAACAACTACCACGCCGAGAAAGCAGCCGCCCAACAGTCATTGTTTGGGGGCATGATGAATGGGGAACCCATGATTGCCCGCCCCAAAGCGCCAACCGTGACAGAGTGGAACCAGATCGAAAAACTGAAATTCGAGAAAGATGTGGTTGGTTTTTACATTACCGGCCACCCGCTCGATGAATTCAAACTCGAAATGGACGGATTTTGTAACTGCACACTGGCCAATATCTTCGAGACAAAACAACCCGAAATTAAGGTTGGAGGCATCGTATCTGCCGTTCAAATGCGGGTAACAAAGAGTGGAAATCCGTTCTGCATCTTCAAAATCGAAGATTACAATAGCTCATTGGAAATGGCCCTTTTTGGGGATGACTATGTCCGGCTGGTGCAATATATTGAGGTGGGTCGTTTCCTACATATCACCGGAAAAACCCAGAACAAATGGGGCTCTGAGCAACTGGAGTTCAAACCAGTAAGTATTCGACTACTGAACGATATGCGCGAAAAATTCTGCAAAGAATTACGCGTATCCTTAACCATCGATATAGTAAATGCCCAACTTATTGCCAAACTAAACGAGCTGGCAACTGCACATCCAGGCACCTGTGCGCTTTCGTTCAACGTCGTCGATCCCATCGAGCGTATTGAGATAAGTTTGCAGGCCCGAACGTTAAAAGTATCGCCCGCGAACTCATTTTTGAAAGCACTGGAAGCGATGGACGGCGTGACGTGTAAGGTGGCGTAACGTCATTTGGGAATTCTAATTCCTTCTGCTAGAGAATTAACTCCATCTGCGG
Coding sequences:
- the dnaE gene encoding DNA polymerase III subunit alpha, with translation MQFSHLHCHTQYSLLDGQADIKKLIKKAKADNMPAVAITDHGNMFGVFEFVAEASKQGIKPIVGCEFYVVEDHTKKQFTKEQKDIRYHQLLLAKNAQGYKNLAKLCSLGYMEGLYGKYPRVTKELIDKYKEGLIASTCCIGASVPKTILKKGEEAGEIEFKWWLDRFGEDYYVELQRHEIPDQIKANEVLIKFARKYNVKIIASNDSHYVDQDDWVAHDILLCVNTNEKQSTPSMKDFSDDDVMPKNTRFAFFSDQFYFKNTQEMTTLFHDLPEAIDNTNEIVGKVETLKLKRDIMLPNFPIPQEFQQHTDDVLNQWEYLRHLTYTGAKERYVDILPHIQERLDFELFTIKTMGFAGYFLIVADFIKAGRDLGVMIGPGRGSAAGSAVAYCTGITNIDPIKYDLLFERFLNPDRKSMPDIDTDFDDEGRQKVIDYVVQKYGKSQVAQIVTYGTMASKSSIKDVARVMDLPLQDANAVVKLVPDKPTYNMTLKRIFEDPLDGPGGLASVIQPEELDNVKRMRALESGDRSAAQAMRIVDYEKVSAVLKQARKLEGTVRNTGLHAAGIIIAPSDLSDIVPVSTSKDTNLIITQYEGKVIEDAGVIKMDFLGLRNLTIIKECLRLIRQNHGGFLIDGKETDIDDIPLDDEETYKLFQRGETNAVFQFESDGMKKHMKDLKPDRFGDLIAMNALYRPGPIAYIPNYINRKHGREEVKYDMPEMEEYLADTYGITVYQEQLMLLSQKLGNFTKGDADVLRKAMGKKDKATLDKMKGKFMDGCASNNLPLKVCEKVWTDWEAFASYAFNKSHSTCYAFVAYQTAYLKAHYRSEYMAAVLTSCLGTIDKITFFMEECKNINIPVLGPDVNESERFFGVNQKGEIRFGLGGIKGAGDAAVEAIIEERKAGGPFKDIFDFAIRVNLRTVNKKTWESLAYAGAFDSIDEYHRAQYFEMAEGDTSPFLDKIIRYANNYHAEKAAAQQSLFGGMMNGEPMIARPKAPTVTEWNQIEKLKFEKDVVGFYITGHPLDEFKLEMDGFCNCTLANIFETKQPEIKVGGIVSAVQMRVTKSGNPFCIFKIEDYNSSLEMALFGDDYVRLVQYIEVGRFLHITGKTQNKWGSEQLEFKPVSIRLLNDMREKFCKELRVSLTIDIVNAQLIAKLNELATAHPGTCALSFNVVDPIERIEISLQARTLKVSPANSFLKALEAMDGVTCKVA